In Antennarius striatus isolate MH-2024 chromosome 10, ASM4005453v1, whole genome shotgun sequence, one DNA window encodes the following:
- the LOC137602533 gene encoding gap junction alpha-3 protein-like, which translates to MGDWNLLGKLLEKAQEHSTVVGKVWLTVLFIFRILILSAATEKVWGDEQSGFTCDTKQPGCENVCYDVTFPISHVRFWVLQIIFVSTPTLIYLGHILHLVRMEDKHKEKEKERELAQHSAKHVLIVTAKHKKALIRDEKGRVRLQGELLRTYVFNVVIKTLFEVGFIVAQYLLYGFELKPMYTCDRPPCPNMVNCYISRPTEKTIFIVFMLGVASVSLFLNLIEIYHLGFTKCRQGLTFRRGNHSPEGSAKEPSEASVPFAPSYDDYFHRHHQVQPAYPPVPSYNLSPLSDGTDSSYHPYHSKAAYKQNKDNLAVERSSGRTEECDLKGKKRTDSAPGSPMQARPDRSVKHSSTKTRIDDLKV; encoded by the coding sequence ATGGGGGACTGGAATCTGCTTGGAAAGCTCCTAGAAAAAGCCCAGGAGCACTCCACTGTGGTGGGAAAGGTGTGGCTCAcagtcctcttcatcttccgcATCCTGATACTTAGCGCTGCGACAGAGAAGGTGTGGGGCGATGAGCAATCGGGCTTCACCTGTGACACCAAGCAGCCCGGTTGTGAGAATGTCTGCTACGACGTGACTTTCCCCATTTCCCACGTTCGTTTCTGGGTGCTCCAGATCATCTTTGTGTCTACGCCCACGCTCATCTACCTGGGACACATCCTCCACTTGGTGCGCATGGAAGACAAGcataaagagaaagagaaggagcgGGAACTTGCGCAGCATTCAGCCAAGCATGTTCTTATTGTGACTGCTAAACACAAAAAGGCTCTGATTAGGGATGAAAAGGGTCGGGTGCGCTTGCAGGGGGAGCTCTTGCGTACTTATGTCTTCAACGTAGTCATTAAAACCCTGTTTGAAGTGGGTTTCATTGTGGCTCAGTATCTCTTGTATGGCTTTGAGCTGAAGCCCATGTACACATGTGACAGACCCCCGTGCCCCAATATGGTTAACTGCTACATATCCCGACCCACAGAGAAAACCATCTTTATAGTCTTCATGCTGGGGGTAGCAAGTGTGTCTCTGTTTCTCAACCTCATAGAGATTTACCACTTGGGCTTCACCAAATGTCGCCAAGGCCTAACCTTCAGGAGAGGTAACCATTCCCCCGAGGGTAGTGCTAAGGAGCCAAGCGAGGCCTCGGTACCATTTGCACCGAGTTATGATGACTACTTCCACAGGCATCACCAAGTCCAGCCAGCCTACCCGCCCGTTCCCAGCTACAACCTTTCCCCTCTGTCTGATGGCACAGACTCATCCTATCACCCCTACCACAGCAAAGCAGCttacaaacagaataaagacaACTTGGCGGTGGAAAGGAGTAGCGGCAGGACAGAGGAATGTGACCTGAAAGGCAAGAAGAGAACAGACTCGGCCCCTGGGTCACCTATGCAGGCAAGGCCCGACCGCAGTGTCAAACACAGCAGCACCAAGACTAGAATAGACGATCTGAAGGTTTGA